A genomic window from Lycium barbarum isolate Lr01 chromosome 4, ASM1917538v2, whole genome shotgun sequence includes:
- the LOC132636765 gene encoding uncharacterized protein LOC132636765: MEDQKIFVGQEFPDVKAFRSAIKEAAIAQHFELRIVKSDLIRYIAKCASEGCPWRIRAIKLPNVPTFTIRSLEGTHTCGKNANGHHLASVDWIVNFIEERLRDNINYKPKDILHDIYKQYGITIPYKQAWRAKERGLQTIYGSSEEGYCLLPAYCEQIKKTNPGSHAEVFTAGSDNRFQRFFIAFYASLHGFLNGCLPVICLGAMQLKSKYLGTLLSATSFDADGGVFPLAFGVVNEENDDSWMWFVLELRKAFEMSTENIPRFTFMSDGQKSIADAVKRNFSSSCHTICMQYLSESISKEFKNSRLVQLLWKAAYSTTTTVFKEKMAEIEEVSSDAATWLQQYPPSRWALIHFDGTRYGHFSSNINEFNRWILEARELPIIQVIKRIHCKLMEEFQLRRSRSSTWSSTLAPSAEKRIMEARTHASTYQVLRSDEVEFEVISAERSHIVNTGTRSCSCRDWQLYRVPCSHAVAALISCKKDVYAFTEKYFTAASYRESYSKEIHPIPDKLEWSRTRLVRPPKFRRPPGRPEKKRLCVEDLNREKHTVRCSKCNQTGHYKTTCKVQVDNGAVPLSFSA; this comes from the coding sequence ATGGAGGATCAAAAAATCTTTGTCGGCCAAGAGTTTCCTGATGTCAAGGCCTTCCGCAGTGCAATTAAAGAGGCTGCTATTGCACAACATTTTGAGCTCCGCATAGTAAAAAGTGACCTGATTCGCTACATTGCAAAATGTGCCTCAGAAGGTTGTCCATGGCGTATTCGTGCTATTAAGCTTCCCAATGTTCCTACCTTTACTATAAGAAGCCTTGAGGGGACACATACCTGTGGGAAAAATGCAAATGGACATCATCTGGCTTCTGTTGATTGGATAGTGAACTTCATAGAGGAGCGTTTGCGTGATAACATAAATTACAAGCCAAAAGACATTTTGCATGATATTTATAAGCAGTATGGGATAACTATACCATATAAGCAAGCCTGGAGGGCCAAGGAAAGAGGGCTGCAAACTATATATGGATCTTCAGAAGAAGGGTACTGTCTGTTACCTGCATATTGTGAGCAAATCAAGAAGACAAATCCTGGAAGTCATGCTGAGGTTTTTACAGCTGGTTCAGATAATCGGTTTCAGAGGTTTTTCATCGCTTTTTATGCTTCTCTTCATGGGTTCCTGAATGGTTGCTTGCCTGTTATTTGTCTTGGCGCTATGCAGCTTAAGAGCAAATACTTAGGTACTTTACTATCAGCAACTTCTTTTGATGCTGACGGTGGAGTATTTCCCCTTGCTTTTGGTGTTGTCAATGAAGAAAATGATGATAGCTGGATGTGGTTCGTGTTGGAGTTGCGGAAAGCATTCGAAATGAGCACTGAGAATATACCACGATTTACATTTATGTCTGATGGACAGAAAAGTATTGCAGATGCTGTTAAAAGGAATTTTTCCTCTTCTTGTCATACAATTTGTATGCAGTATCTGAGTGAAAGCATCAGTAAAGAGTTCAAGAATTCAAGGCTTGTACAACTCCTGTGGAAAGCCGCATATTCTACGACCACAACGGTGTTTAAAGAGAAAATGGCTGAAATTGAGGAGGTTTCTTCAGATGCAGCGACGTGGCTTCAACAGTATCCTCCTTCACGCTGGGCATTAATACATTTTGAcggaacaagatatggtcatttctcTTCAAATATTAATGAGTTCAATAGATGGATTCTTGAAGCACGAGAGCTTCCTATTATTCAGGTGATTAAACGGATTCACTGTAAGTTGATGGAAGAGTTTCAGCTCCGGCGATCAAGGAGTAGTACATGGAGTTCTACCCTTGCTCCATCTGCTGAGAAACGCATTATGGAAGCAAGAACTCATGCGTCCACGTATCAAGTGCTAAGGTCAGATGAAGTTGAATTTGAAGTTATCTCAGCAGAGCGGTCCCACATTGTGAATACAGGTACTCGATCTTGTTCCTGTCGGGATTGGCAGTTGTATCGGGtaccgtgttctcatgctgttGCTGCTCTAATATCATGTAAAAAGGATGTGTATGCCTTTACAGAGAAATATTTCACTGCAGCTAGTTATCGCGAGAGTTATAGTAAAGAGATACACCCTATCCCTGATAAACTTGAATGGTCAAGAACCCGACTAGTCCGACCACCCAAGTTTCGTCGACCGCCTGGACGACCTGAGAAGAAGCGGTTATGCGTGGAAGATCTTAATCGTGAGAAGCATACTGTCCGTTGTAGTAAGTGCAATCAAACTGGACATTACAAGACAACCTGCAAAGTACAGGTGGATAATGGGGCCGTCCCTCTATCCTTCTCCGCATAG